A genome region from Deltaproteobacteria bacterium includes the following:
- a CDS encoding HAMP domain-containing protein: MKLFPAVLTLFLVLGVGPTLLIALFAVPYHSQLGTYRLVVSVLLVLSVVSTLCLAGLVTRLLKQPINQLLEAQKQVRHGNLSYRLPAKGNPELNLLFGGFNKMAEG; the protein is encoded by the coding sequence ATGAAATTGTTTCCCGCCGTTCTAACCTTATTTCTTGTGCTAGGCGTAGGACCAACTCTGCTCATCGCACTTTTTGCCGTTCCTTATCATTCACAACTTGGCACATATAGACTTGTTGTCAGTGTTTTGCTGGTTCTGTCCGTTGTTTCTACATTATGTTTGGCAGGATTGGTGACTCGTCTTCTCAAACAGCCGATAAATCAGTTGTTGGAGGCTCAAAAACAAGTTCGCCACGGCAATCTCTCGTATCGTCTCCCCGCCAAAGGGAATCCGGAACTCAATCTTCTTTTCGGCGGATTTAACAAAATGGCGGAAGGAG